Proteins from a single region of Segatella copri:
- a CDS encoding TonB-dependent receptor: protein MKTIRNVMLIGLLLILALPVAAQRKVKFGIFDKATEQPVIGAVITYADNDKLKSPQRTVTNMDGEATISVPQGGKCYYQVVSVGYNPLKGTIGSVSSLKLFMTEDVMKVNEVVVTGSRTARPIKLSPVSTQVIGGKELVDAGYADLTKALQQETPGMNIQKVGFGNEISMQGLDARHVLFLQDGERLTGDMAGNLDYERFNLHAIDRIEIVKGASSTLYGSRASGAVINLITKKTTKPIDIQAGVRWGQMNETNYKNPEKKDFLYMFEKNADRPNLQSWVSAGFNAGKVTSQTDVWYSSSDAFYMYQAENDKKVYTQEANPWLDHDVTITSVASRPPMGIEGTEHISVSQKVFYDPFKNLEILAYGSAFYMNTYDLIQDMTFSQARDWTAGTKIKYSFKDWFKITASLHGDFYDRFKRHERIDERTKVYKSRIFQPRLSITSQKFEGHDLILGIEHLSDDLTSDRFNGDASHIMRTRSLKETEAFLQDEWTMNDHWMVSAGVRTNFSRAFGLMAMPKIAFKWSPSDHWAWRANYSMGYRSPSIKELFFNWDHLGMFMIKGNEDLKPEKNNYVSLGTEYSNDNFFISGNVYGNFFRKKIEGVWRIYDMQYNFEYTNLAKQNLIGLETIMRWHFLNHFTMNATYSYVNVSKTDGIQVNTTSPHAATASLDYKYNKKNYRLGATFSASYMGEKKFDVQDRLSVNGESHDAYFRCQLPQYVLCNLSVIQTFYNKVKVTVGVDNIFNYVPKTLGSGITMFNVPATAGAKAHVQVEVLVDELVKAFRKK, encoded by the coding sequence ATGAAGACAATTAGAAATGTAATGCTCATCGGCTTACTGCTGATACTCGCCCTCCCTGTCGCTGCACAGCGAAAGGTGAAGTTCGGTATCTTCGACAAAGCCACCGAGCAACCAGTCATCGGCGCAGTCATCACTTACGCCGACAATGATAAATTGAAGTCGCCACAACGTACCGTCACCAATATGGACGGTGAGGCTACCATCTCGGTGCCTCAGGGTGGCAAGTGTTATTACCAGGTGGTATCCGTGGGCTATAACCCTCTGAAGGGAACCATCGGAAGCGTCAGCTCCCTCAAGCTCTTCATGACAGAAGACGTGATGAAGGTGAACGAGGTGGTGGTTACAGGTTCCCGTACCGCGCGACCAATCAAGCTGTCGCCAGTGAGCACGCAGGTGATCGGCGGTAAGGAACTGGTAGATGCAGGCTATGCCGACCTGACCAAGGCCCTGCAACAGGAGACACCGGGTATGAACATCCAGAAGGTGGGTTTCGGCAACGAAATCTCCATGCAGGGCTTGGATGCCCGCCACGTGCTCTTCCTGCAGGATGGCGAGCGATTGACGGGCGACATGGCGGGTAACCTCGACTATGAGCGTTTCAACCTCCATGCCATCGACCGCATCGAAATCGTGAAGGGTGCCAGCAGTACCCTCTACGGAAGCCGTGCATCGGGTGCCGTCATCAACCTTATCACCAAGAAGACCACCAAACCTATCGATATTCAGGCTGGTGTACGCTGGGGACAGATGAACGAGACCAACTACAAGAATCCTGAGAAAAAGGACTTCCTGTATATGTTTGAGAAGAACGCCGACCGCCCCAACCTGCAGAGCTGGGTATCGGCAGGATTCAATGCAGGCAAGGTAACTTCGCAGACGGATGTGTGGTATTCTTCGAGCGATGCCTTCTACATGTATCAGGCGGAGAACGACAAGAAGGTCTATACCCAAGAGGCGAACCCTTGGCTCGACCACGACGTGACCATTACCAGCGTGGCTTCCCGTCCGCCAATGGGCATCGAGGGCACAGAGCATATCTCGGTATCGCAGAAGGTATTCTACGACCCTTTCAAGAACCTGGAGATTCTTGCCTACGGTAGTGCGTTCTATATGAATACCTACGACCTCATTCAGGATATGACTTTCAGTCAGGCGCGTGACTGGACGGCTGGAACCAAGATAAAGTACTCCTTCAAGGATTGGTTCAAGATTACCGCCTCCCTGCATGGCGACTTCTACGACCGCTTCAAGCGCCACGAGCGTATCGACGAGCGTACCAAGGTGTATAAGAGCCGTATCTTCCAGCCTCGCCTCTCCATCACCTCGCAGAAGTTCGAGGGCCACGACCTCATCCTCGGTATCGAGCACCTGAGCGATGACCTGACGAGCGACCGATTCAACGGTGATGCCTCCCACATCATGCGCACCCGTTCGCTGAAGGAAACGGAGGCTTTCCTGCAGGACGAGTGGACGATGAACGACCACTGGATGGTTTCGGCAGGTGTGAGAACCAACTTCAGCCGTGCCTTCGGACTGATGGCGATGCCTAAGATTGCCTTCAAGTGGAGTCCATCGGATCACTGGGCGTGGAGAGCCAACTATTCGATGGGCTACCGTTCGCCAAGCATCAAGGAGCTGTTCTTCAACTGGGACCACCTCGGCATGTTCATGATCAAGGGTAACGAGGACCTGAAGCCTGAGAAGAATAACTACGTGAGTCTGGGCACAGAGTACTCGAACGATAACTTCTTCATCTCGGGCAATGTGTATGGCAACTTCTTCCGCAAGAAGATAGAGGGCGTATGGCGCATCTACGACATGCAGTATAACTTTGAATATACCAACCTCGCCAAGCAGAACCTCATCGGACTGGAGACCATCATGCGCTGGCACTTCCTCAACCACTTCACGATGAATGCCACCTACAGCTACGTGAACGTGAGCAAGACAGATGGCATCCAGGTGAACACCACTTCGCCACATGCTGCTACGGCAAGTCTTGATTATAAGTACAACAAGAAGAACTACCGTCTGGGCGCTACCTTCTCGGCAAGCTACATGGGTGAGAAGAAGTTTGATGTGCAGGACCGACTCTCTGTAAACGGTGAAAGCCACGATGCCTACTTCCGCTGCCAGTTGCCTCAGTATGTATTGTGCAACCTGTCGGTGATTCAGACCTTCTATAATAAGGTGAAGGTAACCGTGGGTGTGGATAACATCTTTAATTACGTGCCAAAGACCCTGGGTTCGGGCATCACCATGTTTAACGTGCCAGCAACGGCAGGAGCCAAGGCGCATGTGCAGGTGGAAGTGTTGGTAGATGAATTGGTAAAAGCATTCCGAAAGAAGTGA
- a CDS encoding HmuY family protein, whose protein sequence is MNILNKKKNILLCGTVLSLLSLSSCVSYEAEDFTGHTLPRKTGYSTGVTNDWLYFDLKTGHRYNVLNPNQSVIAFIDGKPIEEYFHYKGTAKLVKYWSEGVQKNIFEDAERDANGDTIFTKNQATGKLTYKTVKRQANSILVMENQEDDPKTMAYPATEWDLAFNGYQLRTNSGTSGIGKGGAADLGYGEYDKWTSKAQVDAYLAEHNMTFAVDDSASVYVTMSREDWNKYCIANKLDMNKNPWFDPNNGPAKQLVSGNPVLEKAMNFSGPPPVYTPSFHTYVIRSWDGERYYKLQIISWYDANVQIGDEGGRISYYLDELK, encoded by the coding sequence ATGAATATACTAAATAAGAAAAAAAATATTCTGCTTTGTGGAACGGTTCTGAGTCTGCTGTCTCTTTCGAGCTGCGTATCTTATGAGGCTGAGGACTTTACAGGTCATACCTTGCCCCGAAAAACAGGTTATAGCACGGGTGTTACCAACGACTGGCTCTATTTTGACCTGAAGACGGGACATCGCTATAATGTGCTGAATCCTAACCAGAGTGTCATCGCCTTTATTGATGGAAAACCAATAGAGGAGTATTTCCATTATAAAGGTACAGCCAAACTCGTAAAGTATTGGAGCGAGGGCGTACAGAAGAACATCTTCGAGGATGCAGAGCGTGATGCAAACGGCGATACCATCTTTACCAAGAATCAAGCCACTGGCAAGTTAACCTATAAGACGGTGAAGAGACAAGCCAACAGCATCTTAGTGATGGAAAACCAGGAGGATGATCCAAAGACCATGGCTTATCCTGCCACGGAATGGGACCTTGCCTTTAATGGTTACCAGCTGCGAACCAACAGTGGAACAAGCGGCATAGGCAAGGGTGGAGCTGCCGACCTGGGCTATGGCGAATATGACAAGTGGACGAGCAAGGCGCAGGTGGATGCTTATCTGGCAGAACACAACATGACTTTCGCCGTGGATGATTCAGCAAGCGTCTATGTCACCATGTCGCGGGAAGACTGGAACAAGTATTGCATCGCCAACAAACTGGATATGAACAAGAACCCTTGGTTCGACCCGAACAACGGACCAGCCAAGCAGTTGGTAAGCGGCAATCCGGTGCTCGAAAAAGCAATGAACTTCTCTGGTCCACCTCCAGTATATACTCCTTCTTTCCATACCTACGTAATCCGTTCGTGGGATGGCGAGAGATATTACAAGCTCCAGATCATCTCCTGGTATGATGCCAATGTGCAGATTGGTGATGAAGGAGGAAGAATCAGTTATTACTTAGATGAATTAAAATAA
- a CDS encoding outer membrane beta-barrel family protein produces the protein MKRLRYIILLAGLMSLSLQTIYAQRITRSFRNTSMSEALTILAKSTKDYRINFMYDELEDFTVTTSIVKRTAPDAIRQIMGFYPMKMTIDGENIFVECTQKTPTKMIGRIVDTHHRPVDFANVALLNVRDSSLINGGVTNENGQFVIPCGARKVIVRVSCVGYITTSNTYNTGKIGSITLKEATMNLQKVIVKAVRPKTKLTREGFQTQVQGTILSDAGMVADLLKQVPRVRVDKDGNCSVFGKGTPEIYVNGRKLTDKNELQTISSKDVKNVTVITTPGAQYDAQVNSVIRITTVKKQGYGWSGNFQAKYGFAMKNAWQEQANLNYRVGGLDVFGGLMWSDYYSYDKLGLDEYINGNQHQIYQKSAGRIDARNYGPDANLGFNYEFNENHTIGLKYKFGSGYTKYFTVRQNYSIFQDGVHQGDVNYLNDESDSKQTPFHQADFYYDGKIGKWSIDLNASAMWRTKDQIQKATETSSELGDQIVCSDSHTKGKLLAGKMVVSYPLTDQLNIDFGSEYTNSDSHTNNQNEGGVAASNDSRIKEQNIAAFAEAAWSLGDYSLNAGVRYEHVKSDYYAEGVLNPDMSRKYDNVFPNVSLGYDKGKWHSSLSFTAKTYRPSYFRLSGYTRYTSRHSYESGNPSLRPKDAYHLEWDAQYSWLSFSAEYIYNKNASVYMMKPFQGNKDIALSYYENVDKIQNLKFYLEATPVIGLWHLDYTVGLVNQFFDTSKYVSDYNANRPSLYLDLENTWVLPHHWKARLEYAYQSRNYSELGVNYAWNSLDASISKSFLNNRLVVRLEAEDLLHGQNESWKYNNSYAHFTRTGIDNTRMFLVNVTYNFNATKSKYKGTGAGNAEKSRL, from the coding sequence ATGAAAAGATTAAGATATATCATACTGCTGGCAGGTTTGATGAGCCTTTCTCTTCAGACCATCTATGCCCAACGCATCACCCGCAGCTTCCGCAACACTTCTATGTCAGAAGCACTCACCATCCTTGCCAAGAGCACCAAGGATTATCGTATCAACTTTATGTATGATGAACTGGAAGATTTCACGGTTACCACGAGTATCGTGAAGCGAACCGCTCCGGATGCCATCCGCCAGATCATGGGCTTCTATCCGATGAAGATGACGATAGATGGCGAAAACATCTTTGTGGAGTGTACGCAGAAAACTCCCACCAAGATGATAGGTCGCATTGTGGATACGCATCATCGCCCTGTAGATTTCGCCAATGTAGCCCTGCTGAATGTTCGTGACTCTTCATTGATTAATGGCGGTGTGACGAATGAGAATGGCCAGTTTGTGATTCCCTGTGGAGCCAGAAAGGTGATAGTAAGAGTAAGTTGCGTGGGCTATATTACGACAAGCAATACATATAATACAGGTAAGATTGGTTCAATTACTCTGAAGGAGGCAACGATGAACCTGCAGAAGGTGATAGTAAAGGCGGTTCGCCCCAAGACAAAACTGACTCGCGAGGGATTCCAGACCCAGGTGCAGGGTACAATACTGAGTGATGCGGGTATGGTTGCCGACTTGTTGAAGCAGGTTCCAAGAGTGCGTGTGGATAAGGATGGAAACTGTTCGGTGTTTGGAAAAGGCACACCGGAGATTTATGTCAATGGCAGAAAGCTGACCGACAAAAATGAATTGCAAACCATATCTTCCAAGGATGTGAAGAACGTGACGGTTATCACGACTCCTGGTGCGCAGTATGATGCCCAGGTTAATTCGGTGATTCGTATTACTACGGTCAAGAAGCAAGGTTATGGATGGAGTGGTAATTTCCAGGCAAAATATGGTTTTGCCATGAAGAATGCCTGGCAAGAGCAGGCTAATCTCAATTACCGTGTGGGTGGACTGGATGTATTCGGTGGATTGATGTGGTCAGATTACTATTCTTATGATAAGTTGGGATTGGATGAATATATCAATGGAAATCAGCATCAGATATATCAAAAATCTGCAGGGCGCATAGATGCTAGAAATTATGGACCTGATGCCAATCTGGGTTTCAATTATGAATTCAACGAAAATCATACCATCGGTCTGAAATATAAGTTTGGTTCTGGCTATACCAAGTATTTTACTGTTAGGCAGAACTATTCCATCTTTCAGGATGGAGTTCACCAGGGAGATGTAAATTATCTCAACGATGAGTCAGATTCCAAGCAGACTCCTTTTCATCAGGCTGACTTTTATTATGATGGTAAGATAGGCAAGTGGAGTATAGACCTGAATGCATCTGCTATGTGGCGGACTAAAGACCAGATACAGAAAGCCACCGAAACCAGTTCTGAGTTGGGCGACCAGATTGTATGTTCAGATAGCCATACCAAAGGAAAGTTGCTTGCCGGTAAAATGGTTGTTTCTTATCCTTTGACCGACCAGTTGAACATAGACTTTGGTTCGGAATACACAAATTCTGATAGTCATACCAACAACCAGAACGAGGGTGGTGTGGCTGCATCCAATGATTCCAGAATCAAGGAACAGAACATAGCCGCTTTTGCTGAGGCTGCATGGTCGTTGGGAGATTATTCCCTGAATGCCGGTGTGAGATATGAGCATGTAAAATCAGACTATTATGCCGAGGGAGTGCTCAACCCGGATATGAGCAGAAAGTATGATAATGTATTTCCTAATGTATCCTTGGGATATGACAAGGGCAAGTGGCATTCTTCGTTGAGTTTCACGGCGAAGACCTATCGACCAAGTTACTTCCGTCTTTCCGGTTATACCCGATATACGAGTCGTCATTCCTATGAAAGCGGTAATCCTAGCTTGCGACCAAAGGATGCCTATCATCTGGAATGGGATGCGCAATATTCCTGGCTGAGTTTCTCTGCTGAATATATTTACAACAAGAATGCTTCGGTATATATGATGAAGCCATTCCAGGGCAATAAGGATATAGCCCTGTCATATTACGAGAATGTAGATAAGATTCAGAACCTGAAGTTCTATCTTGAGGCTACTCCGGTGATAGGCTTATGGCATCTTGACTATACGGTAGGTCTGGTCAATCAGTTCTTTGATACCAGCAAATACGTCAGCGACTATAATGCCAACCGTCCTTCTCTCTATCTGGATTTGGAGAATACCTGGGTATTGCCTCATCATTGGAAGGCTCGATTGGAATACGCTTACCAGTCGCGTAATTATAGCGAATTGGGTGTCAACTATGCATGGAATTCCCTGGATGCGTCTATTTCCAAGTCGTTCCTGAATAACCGACTGGTTGTGAGACTGGAAGCAGAGGATTTGCTTCATGGTCAGAACGAGAGTTGGAAATATAATAATTCGTATGCGCACTTCACCAGAACCGGTATAGATAATACCCGTATGTTCTTGGTCAATGTAACTTATAACTTCAATGCCACCAAGAGCAAGTATAAGGGTACGGGTGCTGGTAATGCAGAAAAGAGCAGATTATAG